In Acinonyx jubatus isolate Ajub_Pintada_27869175 chromosome B3, VMU_Ajub_asm_v1.0, whole genome shotgun sequence, a genomic segment contains:
- the LOC113597261 gene encoding LOW QUALITY PROTEIN: SNRPN upstream reading frame protein-like (The sequence of the model RefSeq protein was modified relative to this genomic sequence to represent the inferred CDS: inserted 2 bases in 2 codons) codes for MMDPARDHLPLRRTTEKHXPEMEVQVKRXHLYPRRWRRQQQVPVVDFQAEVRQVFSAEMPRGG; via the exons ATGATGGACCCGGCCAGGGACCACTTACCCCTGAGACGGACTACAGAAAAAC TCCCAGAGATGGAAGTCCAAGTCAAGA GTCACCTGTACCCAAGGAGATGGCGGCGGCAGCAGCAAGTACCTGTGGTCGATTTCCAGGCGGAAGTGAGACAGGTATTCTCAGCCGAGATGCCAAGAGGTGGTTAA
- the LOC128316019 gene encoding LOW QUALITY PROTEIN: SNRPN upstream reading frame protein-like (The sequence of the model RefSeq protein was modified relative to this genomic sequence to represent the inferred CDS: inserted 2 bases in 2 codons) gives MMDPARDHLPLRRTTEKHXPEMEVQVKRXHLYPRRWRRQQQVPVVDFQAELRQVFSAEMPRGG, from the exons ATGATGGACCCGGCCAGGGACCACTTACCCCTGAGACGGACTACAGAAAAAC TCCCAGAGATGGAAGTCCAAGTCAAGA GTCACCTGTACCCAAGGAGATGGCGGCGGCAGCAGCAAGTACCTGTGGTCGATTTCCAGGCGGAACTGAGACAGGTATTCTCAGCCGAGATGCCAAGAGGTGGTTAA